The Zavarzinella sp. sequence GCACTGGTCGGCAGATACGTCGCTCGCTTCGAGCGAACGGTGGAGGGGGTTGCGACCGTCCAGGTGACGTGGACGGACGAGAAAGGGAAAGAGTTCGGGGCGTTGGCTCCGCTCCAACAGCCAGACAACGCAGCCCCTCTGGTAGAAGGCGAGTCTGTGTTCACTTTCAGCGACCTCATGTTTTACCTGTTCGGGATGCAACCACTGCGGGTAAAGAAGAGCAATTACGACGAAGAATCGGAGTTGATACGACTCAGCATCCGGGACATCCTGTGGTATTGTTACCTCGATCAGAACAAACTCGACCACTCGTTCTTCCGACTGCATGAAATCTTCGTGCAGACCAAGAGCAGGTACGCGATCCGCTACATTCTTGGCTACTACACAGAACGACTGGAAGAACTCCAGCGGCAACTGAAAGTTGCCATCACCAACCGTACCAGCAAGCTTGCCGCTGCGAAGCAGATACGCGAATTCCTTCAGGAAGTAGGGTATGAGACTGAGATGGATGTTGAAGCTGACATCACAGAAACCACCCGCCAGTTCGAGGGAGCCAAACGGCACCAAGCCGAACTCCAGGCTACGTACCATGCCGAGACCCATTTCGCGGATACTTTGAGAAATCGCCTGCGGGACCAAAGTGCACAACTTGGCATGGAGGAGCAGGCCCTTGCAGACCTCAAGGTGCGGTTGAGCGAGTTCGAGTTATTGAAGGGTGAACTCTTGACTGCACGTCACAAACTATCACGAGCCGCCACAGCTGCTACTGTCCTATCCGACGTTGCGTTCGAGAGCTGCCCACAATGCGGAACCAAGGTGACTTCGGCCCCTGACCCAAGCTGTTGCAACCTATGCGGAAAAGCCACTCCCAAGGACGACGAAGCTCGGGCCACCATTGTGCAAGCCTTACGTCGTGATCTCGACAGCCGACTGAAGGAGATTGATGACACTTTGGGTCGCACGAAGAGGAGTATCCGAAAGCAAGAACATTATGTCGCGACAGTGCGAGCGGACAAACATAGTCTCGACTCACAACTGAATGAGGAACTCTCTAAATACGACTCTCCCTTCATCGCTGCGACACGCGAGGCCGACCGACGCACCGCAATGCTCGAAGAGCGGTTAAGCGGTCTAGAAAGATTCCGAAAGTTACCCGCCACTATCGCGAGCCTGGAACGTGAGGCAGACACTTTGGTAGCCGAGGCAGAGAGATTGCGAAGGCAAATCCAAGAGGAACACGCTGGGCTCATCAGTGCCAACCGACTGGTCGGTGAACTCGAAGGTGAATACCTGCGTCTGCTCCTCGCTGTGGGTGTGCCCGGAGTCAACCAGGGCGACGTTGTGCGGATTAACCGCAAGACGTGGATTCCCGATATCCTTGAGGGTGGAGAGGACGGACAGTCCTGGAACTTCTACGGCGCTGGTAGCAATGGCAAGAAGACCCTTCTGAATGTCTGTTACGCTCTGGCCGTCCACATAGTAGCTGAAGCCCATGATCGTCCGCTTCCGACGTTCTTACTGATCGACCACGTCACGAAGTGCATCTCGCCCGACGTGAACCGAAGCGTCATTGAGGCATTATTCCGGGAGATATACAGCCTCGTTCTGGGTCCCCTGAAACGAACCCAGGTCATCCTGATCGATAACGAATTTTTCGCTCCCGAAGGCAGTGGCGTAAACATTGTAGACCGCTACCTGACGCCGGACGACGAGAACCATCCGCCTCTCATAAGTTATTACCGCGGTGCTTGATTAAGTTTCGTCATTATCGTTACTCAGATTACAGCAATTATGATGTCATGATGCACTTGCAGAGAATGGTTCCGCAAAAGAAATTATGAAGTCGGATCAACTTCGCCTGATGGCACGCGAACTGGCAGAAATGATCAAAAAAATGCCCAAGCTGGATTGGACACAACGTGAAAGCGTGCGTGCGGATCTGCGTCGCAAAGTTCGGCGCTTGCTGGCAATGTATGGTTACCTACCGGATCTTTCCGAAGATGCCACCCAGTTGGTGCTGAAACAGGCCGAGTTATCCACCGAAAATGGTGTGGACGATTAAGGGCAGCCGGTGCCCCTCAGAAAAGCTGGGCACAGATTTACTTCTTCCATTTCCCCTGCAGCCCCTCGGTTTCATACAGTCGATCTTCATCCAGAGACATGGGATCGATACTCCAGTGGTTTGCCAGTTCAAACAAATGTTCCAATTGGAACTTGCTGAATTCAAGTTGATCTGGTTCATACCATCGCGGTTCCCCAAACTCTGTAGAAATCCCTAATATTTCTTCTTCATCGCTGGGTACTCCAATATCCAAGAATGTGTTCTCCTGCTTGCCAATCCAGCCGAATGCACGCTCCAATTTTCCTTCTCGAGCCCGAGCCCAGATATATAACTCAACTTCGACCTGGTTGGAAAAGTATTGCACTTCCGAAAAATGGTTGCTCAATTGTTCCATCAATTCTGTCAGTCTGTCAGGTATCATCAATAATGATCTGCCTACCACCAGAATCCAGTCCCCTACTGGTGGGGAGACAAATACCCAGTCCCGATGGGCAGCATCAACACCTTCTTCCCACTCGACTGGTTCGATTTCTGTCAATTGAAATGCGGTTGCCACCGCCTGAATATCCCTGCTTTCGATCGCGAACCAAGTGATATCCTGCCCGAATTGTATTGGCAGCGCTTCTTCTCGATGATAGTAGGGAATGTAGAGAAATCCCGTGCAGAGAGAGAATAAGATACTGTTCGCTAATTCTTCAGGGTTGTAGGTGTATTCAGGCTGTTGGTCGACTGTGGGTGCCGCTGGCTCTTCAGCAAGCCTGTTTTTTCGTTCTAATAAAAGTTCTTCCGCAGCTTCAAGTGCTTCCAAGGACCAGTGTTTCTCAGGTTCCGTTGAGACAATTTTCTGCAGGTGGGCAGTGGATTTATCTGCTAAGTGTGCTTTGATGGTGTCGATCAGATCCCGATTCACGCTGTAACCGATTGTTGGGGACGCATGTTATTTCTGTATCGATGCAATCACACAAGGGAAGTACTTGGTTGTAAGCAGGCATCAAATGTCTGGTCCACGGACTGGCAAAAAGATAAATCCACCTCGATACGACAAGGAAAATCATCGTGAAGTTTTGTTTCATTTTCCCCTGCCACCATTTATAATGTGGTTACCTCCCAAATGCTGAAGACCTGTAATGAGCACCTTTCCAATCACGAATCGACGGGATTTTCTTCTCTCCAGTGGGCTGGGGATGTTTGGTCTGTCGTTGCCGCAACTGCTTCAGGCACAGGATGTTACGAAAAAGAAACCCCATGCCAAAGCCTGTATTCTCCTCTTCATGTGGGGTGGGCCTGCCCAGCAGGATACCTGGGATATGAAGCCCGATGCCCCCGATGTCTACCGTGGGGAATTCAAACCGATCTCCACCACCGTGCCTGGTTTGCAGATCAGTGAACATTTTCCCCAGTTGGCGAAGCGGGCAGATGAATTGTGCCTGATTCGCTCGATGACGCACAACGATGTGAACCATACGACAGCGACGCACCACCTGCTGACGGGAAAACCGGCTCCCAGTGGGGGGCTGAGCGACGATTGGCCGAATTACGGTGCAGTGCTTTCCCACCTGGGGCGAGGAAAAGGCCCACTGCCGCCTTATGTTTCCATGATGCCCGTGGTGCCGAACGGTGCCCCACGTTTTGTGGAACAAAGCCACGGCCAGGGTGCGGGCTGGCTGGGCCCGGTTTACAACCCGATGCGGATTGATGCGGATGCTTCGCTGCCCGACTACCACGTGGGTGCCTTGCGGCCACAGGCAGAACTTTCCCACCAGCGTTTATCGAATCGGCAATCGCTGCTGACCAACCTGGATGGGGATAGTGGCTCGAAGATTCTCCCCACCGATGCGGTAAAACAGGCCAACTACGAACGAGCGTTTCAATTATTGGCCAATCCCACCATCAGCCGGGCATTTGATTTATCGCTGGAACCGAAAAAAGTTCGCGAACGGTATGGCATGAACCGTCACGGTCAATCGGTCCTGCAGGCACGCAGACTGGTCGAAGCGGGCGTGCCATTGGTGACGGTATTCTGGCCCAACGATGGTATTACCAATGTCAGCGTTTATTGGGATACCCACAGTCGCAATTTTATCGACCTGAAAACGCGTCTTTGCCCGGTCAGCGATCTGGCCACCGCCGCACTGCTGGACGATCTGAAAGAACGTGGGATGCTGGATGACACGCTGGTGATCTGGACTGGCGAGATGGGCCGCACCCCCAAAGTGGGGCAATCGGTCGTAGGTGGGGCAGGTGCAGGCAAAGATGGTCGCGATCATTGGGGCAAAGTGTTTACCACCGTTCTGGCAGGTGGGGGCGTTGCAGGTGGTGCCGTGTATGGTGCCAGCGATCGCTTTGCCGCCGAACCGGCACTGAATCCGGTTCCTCCCAAAGATCTGGCCGCCACAATCTACCATTTACTGGGTGTCGACCCACGACTGGAACTGCACGATCGCCTGAAACGCCCACTGCAACTGTGCGATGGTCAGATCATTGAAGGCATCCTGGGGTAGTATTCGTAATTCGGCCTAATTTTAAAGTTTGAGATTGCAAAGATATTTTGTACCCTCTTTTCAATCACAGAGCTCGATTGACTAGCCTCGTGTGAACGGTGACCAGTGTATCAGAAATCCTGCTTCAGGCACGAAGTGCCTACAAAAACTGCTGCTATTAATGAAACCTGGAAACAGCAGTCAGGTGTTTCTGCAACAAACGAATCACGAAGATGGACAAAATTCAGCTATTTTCTCAAATTTCAGAAAATACCAAAACGTTCCACGTGGAACACTGACGATCGTTTGAATGTCGATCAGTGGCGGGGACGCACCGAAAAATATTCTGCCTACCTTGCGATGTTTCCCACGTGGGTGTAAAATAGCTTTATTGGAACGGAAGAATCATGAAACATTTATACCTTGCACTCGAACTTCTAGCACAGCACTGAATGTTCCGAGTGGGTTGGTATCAACGTACGAATTGAACCAAGGCCTCGGAAAAACCGAGGCCATTTTTTTTGGAGAAACCGATGTCCGCGTCTCAGGATCCAAACAGGGTCTACATTTTCGACACCACCTTGCGCGATGGCGAACAGTCCCCGGGCTGCTCGATGAATCAGGCCGAAAAGATGGAAATGGCGCGGGCACTACGGGATCTAGGCGTCGATATTATCGAAGCTGGTTTCCCGATTGCATCTCCAGGGGATTTTGAATCGGTGCAGGCGATTGCCCGCGAAATTCAAGGCCCGGTGATCTGTGGGCTGGCACGCAGCAACAATGCTGACATCGACCGTGCGGGAGAGGCACTGAAGGATGCCACGCGAAAACGGATCCACGTTTTTCTGGCAACAAGTGCCATCCATCGCGAATTCAAACTGAAAATGACCCGCGAAGATATTCTGGAACGCACCAAGGCGGGGGTCAGTAGGGCAAAATCTTACGTGGACGATGTTGAGTTTTCGCCAGAAGATGCTGCACGCACCGAATTGGATTTTCTGGCAGAAGTCTGCGAGGCTGCGGTGCAGGCAGGTGCCACCACGTTAAACATTCCCGATACCGTGGGCTATGCTGTTCCCAGCCACTATGCGGATATTATTCGCTACCTGAAAAAAAATGTGCGTGGTGCAGAGAATGTGGTTTTCAGTGTGCACTGCCACAACGACCTGGGCCTGGCAGTGGCCAACAGTCTGGCAGCCTTGATGGAAGGTGCCCGACAGGTGGAATGCACAGTCAACGGTATTGGCGAACGTGCCGGCAACACTGCGCTGGAAGAAATTGTGATGGCGCTGCACACCCGCAGCGATTTTTACCACCTGCAGACCGGTATCAACACCCGCCTGATTTATCCCACCAGCAGAAAGCTGTCGGTGGTAACAGGCATGCAGGTGCAGCGCAACAAAGCGATTGTAGGACAGAATGCCTTTGCCCACGAAGCGGGGATTCACCAGGATGGCATGCTGAAGAACCCCAGCACCTACGAAATTATGAAACCGGAAGACGTGGGGATTACCAGCACCGAACTGGTGCTGGGCAAGCACAGTGGCCGCCACGCACTGAAGCAGCGAATACAGGAAATGGGCTATCAGGTGGACGACCAGCAACTGCAAAAGATCTTTGAAGGATTCAAAGTGCTGGCAGACCGCAAAAAGATTATTTACGATGCGGATCTGGAAGCATTGGTCGATAACCACCTGCATACGGGCACTTCAGAAGCCTGGACCTTGCAGAACTTCAGTTGTTCGGCCAGTTTTGGTGTCCCCCCCACCGCTGCGGTAACGTTATCCCACAAAGATGGCCGCACGGTTTGCGTTCCTGCCGTGGGTGATGGTCCGGTTGATGCGGTGCTGAAATCGATCCAGCGTGGGACAGGTGTGGAATTGAAAGTTACCGATTACCGCGTGCGAAGTGTCACTGGTGGCCTGGATGCCCAGGGAGAAGCCCTGGTGGAAGTTGAGTACGACGGACGGAAACTTGCTGGTCGAGGTGTGAACACCAACGTGATTGAAGCAAGTGCCCAGGCTTTCCTGCAGGTAGTTAACCGGATTGTACTGCGGGAAATTCAACCCAGATTGAAACCCACTGACCACGTCTCCCACGAAGTGGTGCCAGAAACCGCACAGCAGTGAAAATCTGCTGAAATGAGAGGCATCAGCAAAGTTAACTTCATACGTTTGCGGGCCAATCATCCAGACCGATCTGCTTTCTGATCGCTTCGTCCGAGGGTTGATACACTCGCTCGCTGACTGTCAGTAGCATGTTTTTGTTACCTTGCAGCACTTCGCGTTGTTCTGTAACAAACGATGTAATATCAATTACTTCTTTTAATTCCCGCTTGCCGAATCTTGTTAACATCTCCCGTCGTAATCCTAATTGAATTGCACGACGAGAGATAGGATTGCCAGACGGATTATGGTCGGGATCCCATTGCATGCGAACATTTGACTTCTGCAGTGCTTGCTGCCATTCATCAATTGTAACATATTTTTCCTGGTCAAATGTCGAAGCAACTGATTGTGCAAGCAGTGAATCAAAAAAATGCCGGGATATTCTGAGTGCTAAAATTCTTTCCTGATTCGGTTTGGTTGCCCAGCCCGAACGAAACATCATCCACAGAAAATTTGGCTTAATCCAACTCATGCGAGAGTAACTGAAACTGGCACCTCCAAAACCTCCAAAAGCACGGTGCTCTACCGCATACTCGGCAATCTCTTGATGGTACGCCTGATAAACGATTATCGTATCTGCATCGAAGTGGGCAAGAATGTGTTTGCCTTCTTTCGGCCAATGGCAAAGTTGTTCCAGATAATTTTCAACAAAAAGCTGCTTCAAGGGGATACTCCTGGAAGATGATTTGCAAAGTCCAAGTCAATATTCGAAAATTGATGGTCAGCTTTTATTGAAATTCAGCAGAAACTGTTCCACGTGCTGGTCATCCCACCTGAGCAGTGGGGTGTAGTTGGGGTGGCGGCCATTTTTAATAATCGGATCATTATGACGAGTGTTGTAGCAACATATTAACGACCACCGTGGGCGTTCACTCTCATTTTTGCTGGAGCAGTGCAGGAGATTGCCATGAAAAAATAGCCCATCCCCTGGGTTCATTTCGCAATAAACCAGCTCGTAGCGAGCTTTTGCTGCATCTACGTACAGGTTATCGGCCCCCTTCTGATCTCCCGTTGAATGATGATCAATACGGCCTAGACGGTGAGATCCCCGCAGGACCTGCAGGCACCCATTGGCCTTTTCTGCTCGATCTACCGCAATCAGGCAGCTCGCCATGTCAGGAAACATGCATCCATTGTGGTACCAGTATCCATAATCCTGGTGCCACTCCCAGGCACCTCCCACGTGGGGCTCTTTCA is a genomic window containing:
- a CDS encoding DUF1501 domain-containing protein; protein product: MSTFPITNRRDFLLSSGLGMFGLSLPQLLQAQDVTKKKPHAKACILLFMWGGPAQQDTWDMKPDAPDVYRGEFKPISTTVPGLQISEHFPQLAKRADELCLIRSMTHNDVNHTTATHHLLTGKPAPSGGLSDDWPNYGAVLSHLGRGKGPLPPYVSMMPVVPNGAPRFVEQSHGQGAGWLGPVYNPMRIDADASLPDYHVGALRPQAELSHQRLSNRQSLLTNLDGDSGSKILPTDAVKQANYERAFQLLANPTISRAFDLSLEPKKVRERYGMNRHGQSVLQARRLVEAGVPLVTVFWPNDGITNVSVYWDTHSRNFIDLKTRLCPVSDLATAALLDDLKERGMLDDTLVIWTGEMGRTPKVGQSVVGGAGAGKDGRDHWGKVFTTVLAGGGVAGGAVYGASDRFAAEPALNPVPPKDLAATIYHLLGVDPRLELHDRLKRPLQLCDGQIIEGILG
- a CDS encoding 2-isopropylmalate synthase, which translates into the protein MSASQDPNRVYIFDTTLRDGEQSPGCSMNQAEKMEMARALRDLGVDIIEAGFPIASPGDFESVQAIAREIQGPVICGLARSNNADIDRAGEALKDATRKRIHVFLATSAIHREFKLKMTREDILERTKAGVSRAKSYVDDVEFSPEDAARTELDFLAEVCEAAVQAGATTLNIPDTVGYAVPSHYADIIRYLKKNVRGAENVVFSVHCHNDLGLAVANSLAALMEGARQVECTVNGIGERAGNTALEEIVMALHTRSDFYHLQTGINTRLIYPTSRKLSVVTGMQVQRNKAIVGQNAFAHEAGIHQDGMLKNPSTYEIMKPEDVGITSTELVLGKHSGRHALKQRIQEMGYQVDDQQLQKIFEGFKVLADRKKIIYDADLEALVDNHLHTGTSEAWTLQNFSCSASFGVPPTAAVTLSHKDGRTVCVPAVGDGPVDAVLKSIQRGTGVELKVTDYRVRSVTGGLDAQGEALVEVEYDGRKLAGRGVNTNVIEASAQAFLQVVNRIVLREIQPRLKPTDHVSHEVVPETAQQ
- a CDS encoding DUF4291 domain-containing protein, which produces MKQLFVENYLEQLCHWPKEGKHILAHFDADTIIVYQAYHQEIAEYAVEHRAFGGFGGASFSYSRMSWIKPNFLWMMFRSGWATKPNQERILALRISRHFFDSLLAQSVASTFDQEKYVTIDEWQQALQKSNVRMQWDPDHNPSGNPISRRAIQLGLRREMLTRFGKRELKEVIDITSFVTEQREVLQGNKNMLLTVSERVYQPSDEAIRKQIGLDDWPANV
- a CDS encoding phytanoyl-CoA dioxygenase family protein — its product is MFSNTQLNEFLQAFERDGYVLVPGLFSEQETAALLRYAKGDQKITSEAYVRKDATGGESRLALRNDITDDSIYSAIARSDRIVKTMEVLLGDEVYHYHHKMMLKEPHVGGAWEWHQDYGYWYHNGCMFPDMASCLIAVDRAEKANGCLQVLRGSHRLGRIDHHSTGDQKGADNLYVDAAKARYELVYCEMNPGDGLFFHGNLLHCSSKNESERPRWSLICCYNTRHNDPIIKNGRHPNYTPLLRWDDQHVEQFLLNFNKS